AATCGATATAGAAATAAGTTtctgatttaataaaaatcttatagctgttacaataatttttaaataatggcagacatattttgtttataattgaAAGATTTTATAAACCGAAGAAGTTTCTTTCCTGTTCAAACTTAAAGTGTATCTAACCCCTCCCCAAAAAATTTCATACACCTAATATTAATTACTACACTTGCCAACACAAGTTTTCTTCAGTGGCAAGTAGAGTGGCAAagtattcttaaaaatttatcatAATATAATTCTGTTACCTAGAGTTATCTTTCTTGTCATGGTAAAAGGAACATAccaaatattgtttaatataatttcGAACAAAACAATTATCTTCTGTGTACCATGTCTCAACCCTTAAAATGACCCACTCATTCGCGCCATGAATATTCTGAACTCAGAATGGGGGTGGCGAATTCGCCAAATTTGTAAGGTCTAGAAtggattttattctgaagtgcaaccagaaaataattattaataaatcaagtatgttaagcattttaaaattgattacgCAATAATGCTCCTTAAACATCAATGAATATGAAAACTACTAATATTTGCTAGTAAAGCAAGAAAGTAAAATTAGGTACAAGTATTTGATGGAGAGAGATGTGGAACAGGGAagataattataaataaattaatttctaaaaatatttttgaattgtaCTGAGCTGATTACGTTTATTGGTAAAGATTTTCGTTTCGAAAATATAAAGATTGCAGCccaaaaaactgttttaagTAGATATCTATATTAATCTTTAGTGTGAAGCATTGAAGCTTAAAACATCTTTTACGATCCTGATAGTCATATGGTACTATTAACACAGGGAACATAAAGAACTCTATTCAACTCAATTCAAAGTGTTATGGGCTTTCAATGTCATTTTACGCCATAAAATAGAACCGCCATGCGATCTTTGTTTAAtcatcatttttataattaaatactaatggaataaaataaaataaaagtgtaaaacaaatgtttcatttagcttttttttttagtaattataACGACTTTGCAGagtattaataattaaattctttattacaaacactaaatattttaagttggATTTTCCTACTAAATGAAGAAGCCATTGCCAACCATACAAagcaaatacatatatatgtatatattcctgatcagCAGCATCTCTAGACATGCCtcaagtttttatatttgtctTTCTTAGTAGATCTTTGACAATTgtcttttttatacccttgcagagggtattataatttcagtcagaagtttgcaacgcagtgaaggagacgtttccgaccctataaagtatatatattcttgatcagcatcactattagagtcgatctagccatgtccgtctgtccgtccgtctgtccgtccgtttatatgcaaactagtctctcagtttttaagctatctgcatgaaactttcccaaaagttgtctttctattgcaggtagtatataagtcggaacgagccggatcggacgactatagcatatagctcccataggaacaatcggaaaaagaaatgaaaaaaaattataactttgctgttttttaattttttgtttagttcttcgacatatagcaatgtttaattatttcagaattatggtataaattttatcaaaatcggacgtctatagcatatagctcccatagaaataataaaaatatataaaataactatctaataattgagctgcagatcatcatagtttcaatgttttttttttagcacatactcaagtaaatcataatttaaatgttttcaaaagtatttaattaatgcaatagctgcaagggtatatgaacttcggcttgccgaagtttgctttccttcttgtttttttatattgctggtataaaataaatttatgagaAACATTTAAGAGTTCAAAAAAACATTGGTAAATATTCTATAgctttgtaaatatttaaagagaCTTTTGAAATTAAGCATGTTGATAAGTTTAACATTTAACGTTTCACATCCGATTTGGAAGCAACTAGCTAATCCTTTTATCATATTATAGACAGTTACAGTAAAATGAAATTCTATTCAACaacgaaataatttaaatgacgactatgcaataaaaacaaagtcatGCAGTTAACTTCCAAAGTTTGTAATTCAAAATGTCTGAAAATCTAAATCGTATTAATTGGCCATTTCTTTGAGTCATGGGCACAGTGGTCACTCGAAAcagtaaattaaacaaatgctagggtgtttactttatttactttactttgtTCACTGTAGGACAGGTTTTATGTGGATATCTTTTAAACTAAGCAAGTAcagtaaataaattcaatcCAACAAACAAATCTTGTAATGATCCTGACCTGTAACATTCATACCTTACGTATAGTTTTCTGTTTGGAGATCTCTAACAGCGCAAAATCGATTATTATTATGcaataatatacaaaacacCTACACTTGTGAAAAAAGGTGTACCCGAAAGGCGATCGGTTTGTAAAATATGATCCGATATGATActgcaaaagaaaacaacataACCCTCTGGAAGTTTAATAATAAGATATTGTAACTTAAGCTTTGCCATGCAACTGAATTATTCATCTTGGCAATCGAAAGTTGGCTTCTTCGTTTtggatatacatatgtatgtagatCGGATGTTCTTAtgaatgtatgtatgtatgtatgtatgtatgtgtgtatttATGTATGCATAGATTTAAAGCAGTTCTGgtctctgtttttgtttttgttttgggtgacTTTCCTCGTGAACTCTCTTCTCTCCACTCTCTatgtgcttttttttgttgttggtaGGGAACGGGAATTGGACTGCTTACGAGGAAAGTCACCAAAAGCAAAGACCACCACTCCGGGGGGGTGATTTCTTGGTGACTTGATCTTGGTGATGgtgattcggattcggatttggatttggattcgaATGTGCAACGGACCTGCCTGTTGTTCTGTTTTCTCCGCAACGTCCAACTCAGTGCAGCCGAGGTTGTTCCGCAGTTGCAGCAGCCCAGTGCCGCAAGTGCTCGAGCTGGTAATGTTTTTCATGCAGCCAGCTTACTTTTACTGTGCGTTGTCGCCTAGTTCACGGAATTAAAATCTGTTGGCGCTAGATTTAGACTCTGATGTCACCACCGTCACCGTCACCGTCGTCTCGGCTGGTCAAAGGCactcttattattattattcgtATTCGTTTGTAACAGTTAGTtggattttttgttgtttttttttttttgtttttgctttcgGTAAACAAGTAACAGGCTTTATATTATGGTGTTTTTATTATCTATTCCCGTGATAACGGCGGAGCGTTGTGGTGGAGGCAGCGTCTGGACTGGAAACCCTTTTGCTTTTTGGATTATGTGGCTTATTCGATACTTGTTTTTGCACTACTTTACTTTTTCTCGACTCGACTCGTATCGAATCAAATTTCGATTCTACGTGTATACACCACACATGCATATTCACATACTTACATCTGCAATAATTCATGAATCGGAGTTCTTGAGGAAGTGAGAAAGATCTTTTTCATTTCAGGCAACATCTTTTTCTCGCCTCTCATTCTCATTCTCTCAAACACTCCcactctctatctctctctatttttccctctctctttctctctcttcaTCGCTCTTCCCCTCActggcatatatatatatataactgtGTATTCCGTAGTAAGAGTATGACCAGCTTTGTACAATATCGTAGTCTTTGTGCCAGCGAGAGTGTGTCTGTAAGCCTTTCAGTGGAAATAAGGCGCAGCTGCGGCAATAAGATGAAGAAAGAAGAATGGCCACCAGAGAGCAAACTATTGGATAGGTTTGTCgcttttttatacattttaacgTTTAACGTTAGTTAATGGGGAGAGCAGAGGAGAGGAGAGCACGTAATTGAGACGGGGCTTTTagcgatgacgatgacgattgTGATGACGATTATATGTATGGTGTATGTAGCTTGTAGTCTGCAGTTTTCATCTGCTTAAGCAAATAGTCTGTTTTTCTGCACAAGTGCAGTTCTAATTGTGTGTATATGCGACGACTACTGTTGTGAATGTGCAAAAGCATTCGCACATGTGTGCATGCACATCACATGTACATCGCTGTGTATGTAGATGTACAATTtatgaaatacttttttttaattctgttttgGGGCACCTAGAGGTATAGGATAATTTGGCAAAGAAATCACACACATTCATATTCTTGGCCCCACGCCTACTGTTTATGAGATACGTGCAAGAAaaagataaaacaaaaaaaaatcagagaGAGTAAGAGAGAGAGAAGGGGAACTAAAAAGTGGCCACGGTCgcatatttaaacaaatcttctaaaatatatatctttgtAGATagataacattaaaatacacaaaacGCATTGGAACAGaacaaaatgataaaaaaaagaaaataaaacaagtccaaatccaaatccaacgcaaagaaggaaaatgtatttaataatcTTAAACCCACGCACACTGTGACAGCCGCTCACGGCTGTACGAAAAGGGGGCTGAAATGAGAGGAGGCGAGGCGGCGGCGCACACAACGATGACgacaacgaaaacgaaaaatcGCGGAAACACTGCGAAAAACGCAACGCGCAGAAGCGAGAGAAACTCATCGACTGAATCCAAATTCGAATCAATACAAAGAACGACGCCGACGTCAGCGTCGATAACACTAGCTGgctggtctggtctggtctggtaTGGTTGTTGACGTTACGTTGGCTTGGCCTGGCTCTGGCTAACTCATtctctgcttctgcttctgcttctggcTCAGCTTCTGCTCTTGCCGAGGATAGCCGACTATATAGACGACTTCTGCCTCTGCCCTGCCAGCATAACTGGTGGATCTGGTTGTTTAGTTTCCTAACCTAACACCACACAAACGCAACCAAAACGCTGCCTACGACCACAGACGCAGATCACAACCCGATCAAACCCCCGAAACCGAAACATCACCATCACACCAGGCACCATCACACCATTACAAGTGCACTGCTTAAACCCCACACTCAAGCAATTGGGGAGCCAGAAGAGAAAAAGAGCAAGAGACGTTATTACTCAACGCCCGCTCACGCTcgcgctctctctctctctctctctctctctctctcgctcgctctctctctctgcctCTCTCACGACGCCGTCGGGTGTGACTAATAGTCGCCGAGCTTGATGCCGCTGGCGCCTTAGCGCACGATTTCGATTTCGCTCACTTTGTAACCCTTGCATGGAATAGAGTGTTATAACTTTGGCCAGAATTTCGCAACGGAAGTCCTTCGTCACTCCCCACTCTCTGACCCCTTCAAACAAAATAGCGCCTTAACCAGTGACGATCGCAAGTGCAATGGCCAAGTTCCGCTTTGAAATCATGTGAGGCATATGGCTAATACTCCGTTAACTACTTTTATTTTGGGGACACCACATTACGCCCATTTGGAATAACATATCGATATATCCATTTTTATCATGCGATATTCAGTTCTAGCGATCGATGTCTAATTTTCGTACGATCTACATCTTTATCTGACTATAACATGTTGCCACATTTGACTTTTACTACCTCCTAATTGTAGATCGAAAGGGTATATTGCGATCGTTGACAAGTAGGTTGCGGGTAAGGGAAAGCATTTTCGACCCCATACGATATGTATCTTCTCGATTATAATCTGAATGAACGTACATTTTTGatgctaaaaaaaagtttttttttattctatcTATCGTCTTACTAAAAATGatcaaattataaatcaaataaatattaaacaatatgTTTAGAAATTATGGTCAAGATATGTACATAACATGGTCAATGACGCCACtgcataattttttgaaattggttCGCaaagtaacgggtatctaatagtcgaaACGCTCGACTGCAGCGTCTATTCTAGCTTTTTCTTGGAAAACCACGtatgtacaaaaataaatctgcgcgacaaacttttaaaaaaattataaaaacgtgtcaatatgtaattttggttccaataaaaataatacagagGCTACTACTGAAATCCCCAGCGAATTGGAAATTTACCCAAATCGAAGACAAACTCAACTTTTAACCGTATAGCAATAGCGTGATTCAATCTTAGGGTAACCAGACTTTGGCAAATGTAGACTTAATGGTCTCCCGCAAAAACCATTAGCTTAACCTACATTTCTTTAAACACGGTTTTATGAGACATTTTTCTGATAGGATATATCTATATCGACTCGCTtggtgatgctgatcaggAATACAATACTGTACCTACTATACTTTCCGAGATCTTGACGTTTATACGGACTGACAGATCGATCTCGATCTCGAGTTTGGTTCAAAGTTTGGCCCCTTTCATTGCCGAAATAAGCGTAGCCTATccaaaaataagaaatcaaGGCCAATTCATATTGCGCATGCGTGCAGGCAAAACTTTGTGTAACGGGCTTGTTAGAGACAACTTTTCGATTTTCAAgaacaaaactttaaattaagtttagaAAAGTTAAGAACATTTAATTCTAAAAGTAGTatagatgttttaaaaatacaatatttttaattattacttGTACCAacatcaaaacaaatatttaatttcaagcCCAGTGTAGAACATGACTTTACAGATATTCGGATAATCCGACTTAATACAACAAATGCTTATATATCTGTAAATGTACtttattatcaataaaaaaatggttgtAGAAATGCCATTCCGTTTTCATATCCTTACAAGACAAGTCATTTTATACTATTGGAGTAACATTTTAGGGATTTTCATTCGCAAACGAAGTGATAGACTCATTTGGAACATGTGAGCCTAGAAAAAACTGTGCCTTCTTAGGATCGTTATCCTCCACAATCTGTCCCAGCAACCAGAGGCGATTGTCCTCGCTCCTGAAAGCCGAGAAACGACTTCGGTTCCAGGCTGATGTATCTGCCGGCGGGCAGTGATGGCTTCAATGTGCTTGCCTAGCTGCACATCGCTGTTGACCCTTTGGCGATTCATGTACAGAGAACTTAAGCGGGCGCACTCCAAACTGGATGGGCGACACTACAGATTCAAAAGAAATCAGTTTGCAAAAGATGGCTTGTTCCACGGTCTGGAAGGAACAGAGCAAGTCCATAGACGATGTTGCGCTCGAATCTAATGTACACCTTCGCCCTGATGTGTATCGGAAGGATGCTCTCCAGCCGGATGGCCCCTTGGTTCAGCTGAATGCCGCCTCCTGTCCTCAGAAGGTACTTAACCAGGTCCACTATCATGTAGTCCTGCCTGTGGCCCTCCAGCACCATGGCCTGTTCCCACTTCATCGCCATCCAGCGAAAGCTGATCCGCTCTTTAGAGATAGGGCGTAAAGAGGTGACTACCTCGATGGAGCAAATCGAATCCTTGGCTATCGACAGGGCACCAGATGCACATAGCGATCGAAGAGAATCAGCATTCCCCAAGGAGCGTCCCAAGTGCTGGCCCAGCTCGTTGATGTGCTTACGATTAATGGCTTAATGGCAACCAAATGCTATAGAGGTGACTCTTTATCTGGGCCGCCGGCACCGGTCCACGACCCTGGGCCGTCAGCTCGACCAGGAGGTGCTCCAGTCCGTCGAAGATCTCGCCCAGTTGAGGCACCTGCTCGGCCACGAATAAGTCGCTGGACATCCGTTGGCTCTGGAAAGCACTGCTAATGTTACCAACGGTCCCTATCCTGAACCAACTTCACCGATGGCCGAAGTATGTGGACAGTCGAATAGATCGAGTCTTAGACTTTTTCCTGTATTTCCGTTTCGAAATGGGTATGATTGGAATGGTTTTGATTTAACCTCCGTGACCTACTTTATGTTGTAAGCCCTTCAAAATCAACTTTAGCCTATTCCAGCAGCCCAAAAAGCGAGAGTCAAATAGTTTGCCGCATATTAACAAACGGATTGAACACCGAAGAGAATGCTCGTGTTAAAGCTGACTTAATTTTTAGACCTAACtagtaaaaaatacaactaaTAAATTGACAATATCGTTAtccaaaaataatcataaatttGTATCCGCACAGGGCAACGCAgatttttttctaaagtgtGTTCGATTTCCAGGATATTGTACTGCAGCTTTGATAAATTTTCTAAATCGAAATTCCTTTTGCTTCTTATGAATTATAATAACGTCCTGCTTGGAGCAAGAAAATATAGTGCAAATGTTTCAATGCGCCAATAAGCTAGTCGATTAATAATCCAATATATTTTACTTCAAATGCTTGCCGTGAATTATTGAGTCCAACAAGCTAATCTCCACTATCCCATTAGAGAACCATTAAAGGCAAAAAGGTTCGAGATATTTAACCTGCTATgttagattatttttaaaggacaAAATTGCCTGTTTCTATCAACaggttaaaattaaagaagaaCGTTTTAGTCGTGGCAGATTTTTATAgtctataaatttaaatttgatacattaaaatgtttacatttttgtataaatatgtatttgtgAAGGATTGGCATGGTTTATTCTTTTAACAAAgagttaatattttaattaatgcaattatATCAGATGAAATTAGATGACTACATCCTAAAGCTGGCATTTGTTAATTGTACTAACAGTCTAGTTTACAAAGCTTACTTACGCAATTAAAGCTATTAATCGATCTGGCCAAATTCCATaatcaaaattcggttttcatgtgcgaagaaaaaaaaaacgtagtgTTGATGAAATaagatcttttttttttcttgcacAATTAACAACCGGCatgaaattcttaaaaataatatataaatcaatTGGAAAGTTAAAGAATCTCAAAAGTTATAAAGCctaaaagtaaattatttattttttaaaagcaaattacAATTTCATAAACATTCCGaattttgttgtaatacaaattattttaggaGTTATATGTTAGATCGTGAATAGGTGTTTATGATGTTGTTTAAAATCAACTAATTAAAACCAAAGAAGTTATCTTTGTAGctattttttcaaaacctaCTGATTTTCGTAGAGTCTAGAAATTctcactttaaaaaaaaaaacctttgatCGGTGAATAACTTGTACCACACATACCGTAGAAAAATTGACAAACTCAAACTACCTTTCGATACCATTTAAGCCACTTAGTTTTAGAACAACAGCAGCTGTCACGTTCCGCAGACATGACAAAACGATCATTTTGCAATTGTACACGATTTACTTTTCCATATATATAATAGAAACCGTTAAATGCGACATAACTCAACTATTCGTCATTGAAAAATGCACAAACTTCTTAgtatttataaactaaaaGAACCAAATTTGTATAAGGTATTTAGGAAACATAAActataacaacaaaatttatacagccatatatatataattttttttttttgtaacaattTTAAGCGTTTTACCTTTATAAAATTAtggcataattttaatttatattaaaagtattaaaaccTCATCTAGCGACCAAATTTGCATTGTGGATCCCTTGAATTTGTAcagaataaaaatgttgcatgTTTCAGAAATCGCTTTTGACTGTCTCATCTAGAAATATCCCTAACGACTCTAAAAAAATTCTCTCGTTCTTGACCTTAGACTATTGtgctgttcttttttttattttttacaatttgtttataaaaaacgCAACTGACTAGCGAATACCGATCATACAAGAATGACGAAACTTTGCTTCtaatgtacatacatacatcgTCTTTCCGAAGACTCTgtcttgttaatttttaaacaaaagaaaatggaaacatttttaaatggaatattaagagggttttttattatttatacaaaaaatgtgggAACTATTTTTTTGGTAGTTCCTgcaatgttaaaaaaattggtaCAAGTTTTGAAGCCATTGGTCCActtgaaaaaagaaacagcaTTTTTATATAGATCGTCTTTTCAAATTTAgactcaaaaaattaaaatatttgcagaggttatgtttatttagtaggattttttttgataacgattttttttttcagtaccCCCTTGAAAAAATGGTAAGAACAAACTTTGCAATAACAGTAAAATATATCGTCTAATATTTATCGTCTTTCCGGGTTCAGCCTCTTTTTTGTTAGAATTGCACCAAAAATGTAATGgaacctttttatttataaaaaggcCTTTAGTCTACTTGAAATGCATCCTAATTTATATCGTCTTTTCAAATTTAGACTCAAACAAACCATAAcatgaaacatttttaaatgaaaaatgatcaatatttataaaggtttttattttgtatttataggGATTATGTGggactaaaaaaaattggtaagaATAAACTTTGTTTCCTAACATACATCGTCTTTCCTAGTTTATACTCTTTCCTGTTAATTTTTGCGAAAAAAcgtaatgtaaatattttttaaaataaaaatgtaccatattaaataggttttttttttattttatttataaaacaagatgtgggcatttttttttcagtgcctCCTGCAAGGAATACACAAATTGGTAAGAGTGGTTGTCTGAACATGACTTTGGCGAGTTATTACGAAACATTCGCTGTATACAGCGGATATATCTACATATATCTCTACCCAAATGCGAGTCTCAAGCAGATCTTTGGTCCAAGTCGGAGCAAACCAAGGGGCAAACCATTCGTCTGTGTAAAAGAAATTCTTTGTCTCATACCAGCGAAGATACGAACGACAACAGGAACGGCAACAGAACGGAAAAACGGCAAACGGCACAGAAGAATCGACGGACCGGGAAccaaaataaatgcgcaatgCATACATGGAGCGCACACGAGAGCGGGATGGCAATACAACGTGACAttccttaaatttttgtttgtgttcagggaacattaaaaaatatttttatcttgtGCAAAAGAACCAACTTCTGATGGGAAGAATCCTTTTTTTCAAGTTGCTGCTTTTGCCGCTTTGACGATGCCGACGATGCCGACGATGCTGCCG
Above is a window of Drosophila gunungcola strain Sukarami chromosome X unlocalized genomic scaffold, Dgunungcola_SK_2 000032F, whole genome shotgun sequence DNA encoding:
- the LOC128260547 gene encoding uncharacterized protein LOC128260547; its protein translation is MKKEEWPPESKLLDSASCKEYTNCGYIYIYLYPNASLKQIFGPSRSKPRGKPFVCVKEILCLIPAKIRTTTGTATERKNGKRHRRIDGPGTKINAQCIHGAHTRAGWQYNNQLLMGRILFFKLLLLPL